From Vicinamibacterales bacterium, a single genomic window includes:
- a CDS encoding tetratricopeptide repeat protein, with protein sequence MSVRGLARAAMLLAGLLVADVAAAQQGPVTFTRDVAPVLFKSCAPCHRPDGPGPFSFLTYDEARRHGTQIATVTKSRYMPPWKPDPGAGEFVGERRLTGAEIALIERWVRTGMPEGDAKDLPAPPRWSPGWQLGEPDLIVSLPEYTLRPDGLDVFRMFVVPVPVQAVRYVRGLEFRASSRAVHHANIRIDYSSASRRLDEADPEPGYNGLILNSAEYPDGHFLGWTPGQASPLAPKGLAWQLSPGGDFVVQLHLRPTGAAERIQPSIGLYFSDDPPTRLPAMLRLGRQNIDIPAGEAGYQSVDSFTLPVDVQVQAFQPHAHYRATQVRARAELTDETTRNLIQISRWDFGWQDVYRVSDPYWLPAGTKIVTEFRFDNSARNIRNPESPPRRALWGFKSSDEMADVWIQVLTRTDADRERLVSTFRAKATAEDTVGYELQLRQDSANHALHDDVAILYRELGRPADALRHFLATAAILPGSARAHYNVGTALEAMGQPAAAAYERAISLDSRYAAPRVNLANIQLGQGHVNEAVAQYREAISLDKDNAEARNNLSHVLVLQGALVEAVDLLNQALTLRPSYAEAHFNLAEALTRQGRLDLATRHYREALDLKPDWPPALIGLSWILSSGLDSAMRQPVEAVRLATLAINVTRSTDPAALDALAAAQASAGQFEKAIATATTAADRARRAGALDLAGDIEQRIALYRQRRGYIMGAR encoded by the coding sequence GTGAGCGTGCGCGGGCTGGCGCGGGCCGCGATGCTACTGGCCGGTCTACTCGTTGCCGATGTTGCGGCCGCCCAGCAAGGTCCGGTCACCTTCACTCGCGACGTGGCGCCCGTACTCTTCAAGTCGTGCGCGCCGTGCCATCGCCCCGACGGCCCAGGGCCCTTTAGTTTTCTCACCTACGACGAGGCGCGCCGGCACGGCACCCAGATCGCCACCGTCACCAAGAGCCGCTACATGCCGCCGTGGAAGCCTGACCCCGGCGCCGGCGAGTTCGTTGGTGAACGCCGCCTCACCGGCGCGGAGATCGCGCTCATCGAACGGTGGGTCCGGACCGGCATGCCCGAGGGCGACGCGAAAGATCTCCCGGCCCCTCCCCGCTGGTCCCCGGGCTGGCAGCTTGGTGAGCCGGATCTGATTGTCTCGTTGCCCGAGTACACCCTGCGACCGGACGGCCTCGATGTCTTCCGCATGTTTGTCGTTCCTGTTCCAGTCCAGGCGGTGCGATATGTGCGTGGCCTGGAGTTTCGCGCGTCCTCACGGGCCGTTCACCACGCCAACATCCGCATCGACTATTCGAGTGCGTCTCGACGTTTGGACGAAGCGGATCCGGAACCGGGGTACAACGGCCTGATTCTCAATTCGGCCGAGTATCCCGATGGCCACTTCCTCGGATGGACGCCGGGCCAGGCGTCCCCGCTGGCCCCTAAGGGACTCGCGTGGCAGCTGTCACCTGGCGGCGACTTCGTCGTGCAGTTGCACTTGCGCCCCACCGGCGCCGCCGAGCGGATCCAGCCGTCCATCGGACTGTATTTCTCCGACGACCCGCCGACCAGGCTTCCGGCGATGCTTCGGCTGGGCCGGCAGAATATCGACATCCCCGCGGGAGAGGCCGGCTACCAGTCAGTGGATTCGTTCACGCTGCCGGTTGACGTCCAGGTCCAGGCGTTCCAGCCTCACGCGCACTATCGCGCGACGCAGGTTCGAGCCCGGGCCGAGCTGACCGACGAAACCACGCGGAACCTCATTCAGATCTCCCGCTGGGACTTCGGCTGGCAGGATGTGTACCGCGTCTCGGATCCCTATTGGTTGCCCGCCGGCACCAAGATCGTCACCGAGTTCAGGTTCGACAATTCCGCGCGCAACATACGCAATCCCGAGTCGCCGCCGAGACGTGCGCTCTGGGGCTTCAAGTCTTCCGACGAGATGGCCGATGTCTGGATCCAGGTCTTGACGCGGACCGACGCCGACCGAGAGCGGCTGGTCTCGACCTTTCGAGCGAAGGCAACGGCGGAAGATACGGTCGGGTACGAGCTGCAACTTCGCCAGGACTCCGCCAACCATGCCCTCCACGACGATGTCGCGATCCTGTATCGGGAGTTGGGGCGCCCGGCCGATGCGTTGCGCCATTTCCTGGCGACGGCTGCGATCCTTCCCGGGTCCGCGCGAGCGCACTACAACGTGGGAACCGCGCTCGAGGCCATGGGGCAACCGGCCGCCGCCGCGTACGAGCGCGCGATCAGCCTCGACTCGCGCTACGCCGCGCCACGGGTGAATCTCGCCAACATCCAGCTCGGGCAAGGACACGTCAACGAGGCCGTCGCCCAGTATCGCGAGGCCATTTCCCTCGACAAGGACAACGCCGAGGCGCGCAACAACCTCAGTCATGTCCTCGTGCTGCAAGGTGCGCTGGTCGAAGCCGTCGATCTCCTCAACCAGGCCCTGACGCTCCGGCCGTCGTACGCCGAGGCGCATTTCAACCTGGCGGAGGCGCTCACTCGCCAGGGCCGCCTGGACCTGGCGACCCGGCATTATCGGGAGGCGCTCGACCTCAAGCCAGACTGGCCGCCTGCGCTGATTGGGCTGTCCTGGATTCTAAGCAGCGGTCTCGATTCCGCGATGCGGCAGCCGGTCGAGGCGGTGCGGCTGGCCACCCTGGCCATCAACGTCACGCGCAGTACGGACCCGGCGGCCCTCGACGCGTTGGCGGCCGCACAGGCAAGCGCCGGCCAATTCGAAAAAGCCATAGCGACGGCGACAACGGCAGCCGACCGTGCGCGGCGCGCGGGAGCGCTGGATCTCGCGGGTGACATCGAGCAGCGGATCGCGCTGTATCGCCAGCGCCGTGGCTACATCATGGGTGCTCGCTGA